The Octopus sinensis linkage group LG18, ASM634580v1, whole genome shotgun sequence genome segment cggccatgctggagcactgcctttttagttgaacaaatcaaccccaggatttattctttgtaagcctagtatttattttatcggtctcttttgtcgaaccactaagttaccgggaagtaaacacaccaacatcggttgtcaagcaatggacaaacacagacacacaaacgtatacatacatatatatatatatatatatatatatatatatatatatatatatatatatatatacatacatatatatatctatatatacatacatatacacacacacacaacaagcttctttcagtttccgtctaccaaatccactcacaagacattggtcggcccgaggctattatagaaggcaaggtgccatgcagtgggaccgaactgggaaccatgtggttgggaagcaagcttcttaccacacagcccgcggactcctcagtatatccaggtttctgcagccgatagggatttatattttttttagattttgattatttctgtgtaaggttttggaatgtaacatccgcgatagtcgagagattactgCAATGCATAGATTTGGCTCTAAGGGAAAATTACATTCTTCACTCTTTCGTTACCATAGTTCTCTTGAAATACAATGCCTctgtttcaatgaattttgagaaaaaacaaagaatttagagaaataactttgtcgttattaagaaGGTGTTTGAGAAAAAATTAAAGTGAAATTTTGATGAAGGATTTTAATTGAGGCAagtttaaacctttagcattcactTAACTCtatcaaatgaaatgcttatctctctttactcttttacttgtttcagtcatttgactgcggccatgctggagcaccgcctttagtcgagcacattgaccccagaacttattctttgtaagcctagtacttattctattggtctcttttgccaaactgctaagttatggagatgtaaacataccagcatcggttatcaagcgatgttggggggacaaacacagacacaaacacacacatatatatatatacgacaggcttctttcagtttccgtctaccaaatccattcacaaggcttcggtcagcccgaggctatagtagaagacactcgcccaaggtgccacgcagtgggactgaacctggtgccatgtggttggtaagcaagctacttaccacacagccactcctgcgcctattcacatttttaaaaaattaatcttgcatagtcttgtaacttcaagattgcaatgatgtgatggtttagttttagaatgacattgtaggataagtgtgagaaTCCAGATCCagttagtttgaacataagacagatataatatctgggctggatatgcccagtttaaatactaaacagGGCTGGCCCCAGGGTTGCTGGTGTCCCAAGCAAGCTGAACTTCAACGTGTACATGCTGAAGGACATGGAAATTTCTTCATCTTTGTGATACCCTCCTTGGTGATCCCTAACACATGGCGCCCCAGGCAAGTGCCTGGGTTGCTGGTCGGAACCTTGAGCTGGCCCtgacgctaaagggttaaaacaagaaacttgtatcatagaaccagggagcAGTCTCAGACAAGCTGGTATGAAAATGAGTTAAAGAAAAAGGGTTCTTGGTAGTGAAAAAATATGAGGAAATAGGGCACCAGTGATTCTGTCAGGGAAGTGGAGGCAAGTCGATCAAAAGGAAATTCAGTAAGGATCAGTATAAATgagtgagaagaagaaaaaggggcaaatgaaagggtgagagaaagtgtggGTTATGAAAGAGGAAATGTTTAGGGACTTACCAAATGCCTGAGGCCATTGAATAAGTGATATAACATAGGAAATATCACTGTGTACTTGGCCGCAATGATTATATTAGGGTTCAAATTCATCTGTTTCACCATGTCAACATAGTGAGGGAAGTCATGAGGTAAAACTAAAACCCCTAAGGCCATGCCGGTCATACCtgcaacaaaacagaaaaatcatTTGATATAAAGGGTCTTTGATCAACAGTTTTGGCTCCTAGTTTTTTGGAggggttttttttacattttgtttactcttttacttgtattacTCATTCGGCCGcgactatgctggggcactgctttgaagcagtcccacacacacacacacactcccacatgcgtacaaacacacatgtacattttaacacgtgtacacacactcacacatgctccaacatgcatacacacacacacacactctccctcgtGATATGCTTttgcagtttccatttaccaaattccttTACAAAGCACTGGTCAGCCTGGGGCCAGAGCAGAAGacactgtgcagtgggactgaactggagaCCAATGGTTGGTGCAAGTATGGGTAAGGGGCAGGCGTGACTAGGAGACGAAATAAGAGATTCGGTGACTGAGTGACAATTGCCAGGTTAAAATACCATTCCCACAGAGGTCAACAAAATGGTATTTGCAGAGAAAACGTTGGAGAAATTCACAAGAGGTGAGAGATGGACTGTGTGGTTTGGGAAAGAGAGCCATCTTTGGAAACTTCACCTCTCTCTGGCCACATGGTTTCctagttcagtaccactgcatggcaccttgggcaagtgtcttgctgtTATAGTGCCAGGGCAAACAagtaaagctttgtgagtggatttggcagacagaaactgaaggaagcccatttgtgtgtgtgtgcaaatttgtgtttgtgagtgtatatacatatttgtatgccatcatcgtttaacatctgctttccatgctggcatgggttggacaatttgactaaggactggcaagccaggaggctgcaccaggctccaatctgatctggcaaagtttctacagctggatgtccttcctaatgccaaccactctgagagtgtagtgggtgcctttaatgtgccactggcacaagagccagacAAGGAggacctggcatcgaccatgtttggatgatgcattttacgtgccactggcatgggagccagtcaggggtcactggccacagctacaatcttgattttacttgactcaacagatctTCCCAAGCATATCATACCGCCTGACACATCAagagtacttttaaatgggctggacgtgcaacactggcatcggccatggctgtGATCTCCCTCTAGTTACCAGgtcatgtgtgcgtacgtgtgtgtgtgtccttgaccGGTCATCAAATGactgttgtaaatgaatgccattcgtttccaatattctgcaaaaaaacACCCAGGTTGAGTACGATGAAGAAATTCTTTACTTACCAGCAGAAAGGACGATTCCAGTTGCACGGTGAGCCACGGACAAAATAGATGTCAGCTGCGGTCTGGAATGGAGAAATTCggggaagaaaaaaatgaaattcaaatatctgagaaactaaaataataagcacatttatttttaacacagtactcttctctttgtttcagtcattggactgtggccatgctggaacacagcATTGTGGAGTTATTTCTAAGCCTACTACTTGTTTTAGAACTTTAGTAcctttgctaagttatggggatgttaacaaaccaacactggttatcaagcagttgaGGGACAAATACAATGATATACATGCGcttacaagtgtgtatatataccatcatcatcatcatcatcatcaaatgtccattgcccatgctggcatgggttggacggtttgactgggctgacaTGCTTGAAGGCTCCATCAGACTCATGATTtactatggttggatacccttcctaacaccaaccactccaagagtgtaatgggtgcttttacatgcaactggcacaggtgccatttgcatgacaccagggtgcatttacatgccactagcatgtggggaggacaaacaacacacacagatacatacatatatatatctatatatacgacgggtttctttcaatttccatctaccaaatcaactcacaaggctttggtcagcccagtgctataggagaagacacttgccaaagtgaTTATATTGCTAAtgcaatataattaatattgttaaaGGGTTCAAGCTGAGTATTTGTCATGCTGTATTGTCAAAATGGGGATGGATGCAGGCACGAATGTGTATTTATGCAGGCTGCCTTGTAACCACAAGGTCATGGGATCCATCTCACTACATGGTACctcaagcaagtgtcttccatagcCTTGGCTTAATCAATGCCCTGTTAACAAAACTGACATACAAAAAGTGTACAGTAgtccagtgtatgtgtgtgtgtgatcaccatcattgtttaaccattctgaattcagatttctttgtctaatgtaataattcatttatatttttttaaaaattaatcctttattatcttgtagctttgagatttcaaagatgtgattgtttatttttagaatgacattgcaggtggaTGTAaaaggctggatctgaccagtttgaacacagTACAGGTAGGATATCTGGACCAGAGTTGGCCAGTTTAAAGGTTAAAAGTCCTctttaccatgcttgcatgggttggatggcattCATTGTGACAAATTCTCTATGGACGGATCCCCTTCTTgttacctatttccaagcaaggtaatatttccccttggccagacatgttttcacaggaaAATATTTCACAGAAAATATTTCACAGAAAAGCGACAGGTGAACTGAGACGAGAGAGAGTTAAGGGGAATATAAACTTGAAAGGGCATGTGGAGGCATGATGCCTTGTTTTGAAAACGTGgaatgcaataataatatttacttgtAGATGGTCAGATGAGGGGACATTGGCCTCTTCAGGCGTTTATTTTTCTCCCAGAAATATTTCATGTCTTCATACGACCGTTCTGAAGTGGAGGCCATCACAGCAGGAATTCTGAAAAggcaaaaagcaaaaatataatagaattaaaaatcaGATTTATAATCAAAAATTTCAGGTGAGTGACAGATACAATGAAAGATTCAGATGCGAATTGAAACTAGAACCAACAATTAATTATacaacatatattcttttctactctaggcacaaggcctgaaattttgggggagggggccagtcaattaaattgaccccagtatgcaaatggtacttaatttatcaaccccaaaaggataaaaggcaaactcgactttggcagaatttgaactcagaacataaagacagacaaaatacagttaagcatttcacccagtgtgaaTCATACAACAGATATAAGATAACTTGTCCAGCACTCTACCAACTGCACCATACTTAATGTACTTTATGAAAATTTCCCTCACTCAATCCAAGCCATTTTCataaaatgataaattaataattccttctactaTTGGTACAAGACCTGGATATTTGGGGCAGGGAGCAAGTTGGTTACATCGAGTCATGCATCCCAAAacatgactggtgcttattttatcgaccctgaaaggatgaaaggcaaagttgaccctcggcggaatttgaatgcagaatatgATGCCAGTAGCCCCTGACTCGATGACACCCCCCTgcccagactggctcccatgctggtggtatgtaaaaagcatcatccaaacgtgaccgatgctagcactgcctgactggcttccatgccagttcGTCGTTCgtttgtttagcgtccgctttccatgctggcatgggttggacggtgcaactggggtctgggaagccagaaggctgcaccaggcccagcctgatctggcaatgtttctatggctggatgcccttcctaacgccaaccactccatgagtgtagtgggtgctttttacgtgccaccggcacaggtgccaggcgaggctggtaaacagccacgatcggatggtgctttttacgtgccaccagcacggaggccaggcaaggctggcaacggccaaatggcacataaaaagcattcactacactctcagagtggttggcattaggaagggcatccagctgttaccCTATTTCTGCAGAAAGCACTACCTTGGTTTTTATTActttagaaaataatgaatttagagAAATAActttcattgtcatcataatgtctgctttccatgctggcatgggttggacggtttgacaagagatGGCCAGGCATGaatctgcaccagacttctgtgcttgttttaacatccttttttacagctggatgcccttcctaacaccaactacctgGCAAAGAGAGCAGAGTGCagtttacatggcacaagcacagccAAGGGTCAGttttggtttttacagctggatccaacttcgttatcattaattTGGTGctgggaacataaattaacatgaaatttcgacaaataggcacaggagtggctgtgtggtaagtagcttgctaaccaaccacatggttccgggttcagtcccactgcgtggcatcttgggcaggtgtcttctgctatagccccaggccgaccaatgccttgtgagtggatttggtagacggaaactgaaagaagcctgtcgtatatatgtatatatatgtgtgtctgtatatgtttgtgtgtctgtgtttgtccccctagcattgcttgacaaccgatgctggtgtgcttacggctccgtcacttagcggtttggcaaaagagaccgatagaataagtactgggcttacaaagaataagtcccggggtcgatttgctcgactaaaggcggtgctccagcatggccgtagtcaaatgactgaaacaagtaaaagagagtaaaagagtaaatgcttTTAATTTAGATATCTTTAAAACATGAGTTTTTAATCATACAGGTGAGGACAgtctcaggtaggttggtatTAAAAAGGTTAACGCCTTAATACAGTATTAAGGTCCTTAAAACCCAATTCAGTACCCATAAACTTCATTCGTAACTTACCTTGTATTAAGGAGAGTAAATGGCCGCTGGAACAGACACTGCTGTCGCACAACTGACCtgttgtagaaaataataaaataagtgtaTTATTTGTGACATCAGGATGGTACAGGAAGATTAAACCCAGCTAATCCTTCTGGTAATCTacaatcaatgttttttttagtAAAGTTAAAAGCAATTTCCTAAAACCGCTGTTAAAGTCAACACTTCTAAAAACCTTGTCAGGCCAATGACATTGTATATAAGTGAAGCCTGGATCACAAAAGGTGGCTGACACTAAGTGACTGAAAGCATTCAAGACTCTAGAGTTATGGCAAGTTCTATGAATCACTTTGGCAGCATGTAGGCCGAATGCTTAGGGAGTGGAATGGAAGTTGGTGATGGCAGGTAACATAAATTGCATCTGGCCCTCAATATTCACATACCCACCTTCAGATATACATCCATgtctgtatgtttacatacacagagATAACTTCAGGCTCTACATACAGAGATACAAACTTCAggcaccatatacatacatagtgaccTTTAGACactatagatacacatatacaccttggtaatttatacacacacagatcatatgtgtagatatcatcatcatcgtttaacatctgttctccatgctagcatgggttggacggttcgatcagggtctgggaagccaggaggctgcaccaggctccagtctgatctggcaatgtttctatagctggatgcccttcctaacgccaaccactaagAGATACagaagagacaaagaaaagaaaaattccatctGAAGAATGTCTTAACTAATTCAGTGGAGTATTTTCTCCTTTTGAGAATACTTTCCATACCAGAACACACACCTTGACCTTACTTTGATGAGTGTCAGAGACAGCACCCTTCCTGCAGTGAAGTTGTTACATAACAGGGCAGGTGAATGACCTAGCTTAGAACAGAGTCTGGCAgcagtattagatatatatatatatagagagagagagagagtaagagagagagatggctgtgtggtaagaaatttgcttcccaaccacatggctccagcatgggcaagtgccttctactatagcctcaggccaaccaaagccttgtgagtggattcagtagatgtaaattgaaagaagcccatcgtgtgtgagtgtgtgtgtgtatatatatatatatatatatattcagaaatattaaatttctaaatatctcatagagatatgtagggtggtggggtgatagaatggttgtatactgtcaacttaacgtaagggaattacaccaccgctgtttagccctaggaagcatcgacgcttcctaaGACgacaggaagcatcgatgcttccttgggctaaacagcggtggtgtaattccctactgtcacgttaagttgacagtgtacaaccactctatatatatatatatatatatatactaagcaataagggtttagcaacgagttgccttaccacataccgaatttagaaatagcagtcaaagggttatagctatttcttctactaaaaagggagatctcagtaaaaacagcatttggaaggcagacacaaacaggtaagagagaatgaattgactgcaatctatcatacatttttttagttatatatatatatatatatatatatatatatatatatatgagagagagagagagagagtggttgtacatatatatatatatatatatatatatatataaacttaatgaGAAAAATTCAAAGGCCGATGTATATATTCCTTCAGTCCATATTAACGAAATTCTCCATGGTATAcaatgtacatacacagatgcattcaTCTCTATGAGATACAAAAAATttctaagaatttataaatacatacatatacacgaaaatttacaaatatataaaatttcatggatatataacaatttataaaCACTTGGCGGAATTCTAAGAGCATCATACGAAGTTCTTCGCGGTTCTCTTTCCACCTCTTCGCTTTCGAAATTCTTAGACCATAGAATAATAATTCCTTTACCGGGTTTAACCCTGCCAATACCAGAATCGCTCCGTCCTTTGCATATCTTTAATACAGACCACCCTCAGTTGCACGTAATTAATGCCAGGTTTCTCTGATATGAAGATAACCAGCTTCTGTCTTTTCACCCAAacgctgaataataataatagaattaaaggtCCATGGGTGGACGCTGGCCCTCCATCCATGACTTAACTGTAGAATAAACAGGAAAGCCAACGAAGCCAAGGAAAAGCGATCGATTTTGCAGCAAAACTTGCCGAAGGTCATCACTGAGATCAATTAGAGGACGAATTAAAGGCGTTTAAATGAATCTCAGGTGGAAGGGTGGCTGTTGTTAATGACCAGGGTGGGAATGTGAGTGTGTGGCTGTCATGCCTCCCCATTGATAGCATCTAAATAAGACAATTCATAAATAAACACCAAATGTAAACAGAAAATCAGTTTCTTTACCTCAACAGCAACGACATGGTCGTTTCCTTGGGGTTGAAGCACGCTTTGTCTTCTGCGCATGCCCACCGGAAGTGCTACCTCCGGAAGTGCTACCTCCGGAAGTGCTACAACCTCTTCGTCTATTCCGTCGTTCTTTTAGAGACTTGATGTGGTCGGcttatctgcaagaaatagcagtcaaatcctatCCTACTGTCTCTAAAAACAGAAGGATTCTATGacctgtttgtttatttcttcgtTGTGTCATTTGGttctacttgagaacagtggtcccagtgcgcgcactcgcgtactcgcgcatccgcgccagctagtcataactagtcgatccttactttgtgtttttgtattttatttactttgtgtaaaaaaaatatttattttatttgttgtaggatcgactagtcacgattagctagcgcggatgcgcgactatgcGAGTGCGCGccccgggaccactgttctcaagtagtaccctaTCATTTTATTCCACCATTCTTACATCGACTCAATTACCTTATAGAGACAAGACATCTGACGTGGTCagtcgatctgctagaaatagtagtcaaacttCTCCCAACTCACTCCCTAATTCCTTTAAAAATAGAAGGACAACACATTGCCACCTATTCGTTATACTATTCtttattttgcttctatttttatttttacttttatttttatgtccattttacTTATTTTGCgtcttaatttttttatatatatttcttcttttttctattttctttttgtatttatatttttgatctCGATTCTTGgaaaaacttttgtttttatttcacataaataataatttcttttttagaaaaagtaattagtgttattttcataattagaaTTAGTAGATTTGTTACACTTTCATAGACAGAGAGTGAGATGTGGTGGGGGAGGTAAGGCGACAGTCGAAGTAGTTCGGCTATTTCCGGCATTCTCCGGTATTTTTCACCAATtgaatctttttatcttttatcttttacctgtttcagtcattagactgcggccaagatggggcaccgtcttgaagaattttagtcgaacgaatctaccccagtacctattttttaagcctggtacttattcgatcgggacgtaaatacaccaacaccggttgtcaaatggtggtggggatacaaacacacgcgcacacacacagaaaggtaaGACGGGGTtcaatcagtttccatctatccacTCACTGGGTTTTGGTCAGCaggaggctgtaatagaagacacttgcccaaggtgccacgcagtgggactgaacccagaaccatgtggctggaaaacaAATTTGTTACCCTATAACTACGCTTGCACCTATTTAGatagtaaaaattaataaataagcgcaggagtggctgtgtggtaagaagcttgcttcccaaccacatggttccgggttcagtcccactgcgtggcaccttgggcaagtgtcttctactatagccttgggcggagcaaagccttatgagtgaatttggtagacggaaactgaaacgaagcccgtcgtatatatatatatgtatttgtgtttgtccaccccaccatcacatgacaaccgatgttggtgtgtttatgttcccgtaacttagcggttcggcaaaagagaccgatagaataagtaccaggcttacaaagaataaatccaggggtcgatttcgtcaactaaaaagcggtgctccagcatggccacagtcaaaatgactgaaataagtaaaagaataaaaaaaaaagtattattgatgaagagaaatattcatagaaatattttGGCATTGAGAAACAGAAATAAGAATTACAGAACCCGGTCTCgaatttttttttcccacgagcgttccggaccccagttatgaactcatttgcatacagccaatcagagctcaactaccAAACAAATTTATGAGCGGAAAACAAGTGATGGGcaataaggtcacttgggtaaggaaggaccatgcttcttttctcttttaagaatgtttgttgttcttgttcttgatccaaccatggctgcctctgcgtagttatttgtgttgttgtttactttgtaaaagagtaaggggagagggttccctgcacatcaccctctacccacattgtTTCCCATCCTCATCTTTTCCATATGggaccctaacaaaatccgaAAACAGGTAGAGATGCCAATCTATCAAATTACTTGTTTCCTTCTAAAACCAGACagaacttggcgatcggtcgacttacaacaccgttcttcgtcttgggtttacttaaaaataataataataataatgaaattattgtatacagtgctcaggtgcaccacacaaaaaaaaactcttACAAAGAGCCTCAAGCCAAGATTGAACCTTAGTGAAAGAGgtttgtgtgtgttactgtgtccATGGCTTTACCCACAAGACCATTGAGACAAcaacttggtagagtgtgtttgttaactcgACACCAAGGTGaaagtgagctctgattggctgtaaaCAACCCTTGCTGTTATCActaatgtgtctgtgtacatCTGTCGACATACGAAacgaaaggaaagaagagaaagtgtgttttgtatttcatcattttgtacaaCGAATAGCGCAACAGGTAGCGTGGCCGAGCGGTCTAAGGCGCTGGTTTAAGGCACCAGTCTCTTCGgaggcgtgggttcgaatcccaccgctgccaggagtaatttttttttttaaacagatgcAGTCGTCTCAATactgtaagaagcttgtttcccaaccacgtgaatccgggttcagtcccactctgcggCAACCTCGGCAAACAGTTTTATACTATTCTTGGGTtaatcaaatccttgtgagtggatttcgctgacggaaactggaagaagcttatcgtatgtatatataaatgtgtgtgtgtttgtcccccttcgctgcttgacaagcagtgttggtgtgattacgtccctgtGATTAAAAATAGGTACTGGAGTCGGTTCATTCGACAAAAATAATTTGTCAGGATATAACAGGAAAGTGATAAAACAAGTAGACACAGTTAGATAAtaagcaagggaaataactctgtaAACGTACAGCCAGAGTTACTTccctggtttttttttgttgttgttgttgtttatttcatttgattcaaAAGAGCCTTGATGTAGTCATTGAAGGTGCGAGAAATAatgaccaaatctctctcaacttGCACCCTAGTGTGTTTAAAATACACGGACGCTTTTGACATGAGGGTTGCACCAGTTacgataaaaggaaaataatgtcCTATAGGCgtcggcgtggctgtgtggtagaaagcttgcttaccaaccacatggttccgggttcagtcccactccgtgacaccttgggcaagtgtcttcaactatagcctcgggtcgacctaagtctcgtgagtggatttggtagacggaaactaaaagaagcccgtcaatgTAATTAGACGTGGACTCTTGGCGATTTttccctccttcctcttctttggGACCTTCCTATGTCTCCTGTAAATGCTGTGGACGATCTTAGGTAGACTTAGGCAGTGTTCAGATTAAATTTAACGGCTTTTAATGCCTTGTATATTTAAAGAACAGCTGGATTAATTGAAGAACAGTCAACGGCGTTGGAgggcataaagattaaagttatatatttctttattgcccacaaggggctaaacacagaggggacaaacaaggacagagaaacggataaagttaattacattgacccagtgcgtaactggtatttaatttatcgaccgcgaaaggatgagaggcaaagtcgacctcggcggaatttgaactcataacgtaacggcagacgaaaaacggctacgcatttcgcccggcgtgctaacctttctgccagctcgacgccttaaagATTAAAGTTAGAGTCGAGGAAAAGTTAGATGACATGAGAGACTGGAATCCATCTGAATATCGGAAAAGAATTCCTTGTATCATGTTGGATCGCGGCGGGTATCAAAATGGCGCCATCCTGACTGCCGCTCAATGctttgtgaacactgtaaagttTGCAAGACATGACACGAATGTAGTATGAAAACCAAGGCACCCCAGACTGTAATGGTCTTTGGGTGTGTCTTCAATGAGGGTCATAATGATGTCATGCCGCTCCACATCCTTGAAAAGGACCTTAAGCTCAATTCAGGCggttatgtgaagctgctggagactgtggtcaaactgGTTGGAGAAGTGTCACTGCTGGAAAGTCACGTGTGGCAGTAGGATTCGGCTACTTGTCCATACTTGTCCATACTTGTCCATGAGAAGGACCAACGCTCTGCTCGCAAAACCCAAACCGatctggtggccaagatcaaagaggtgtttgaagatcttctTACGGACACAGTGAAGATGCATACCCCCAGGTTCCGGAGCCGTCTTGAGGCCCTGGTGCAAATTGAGGGCGGCTACTTTGAccaaactgttatctcccagccgtAAAGCAGTtgatgttttttttgggggggggttttatactttt includes the following:
- the LOC115221676 gene encoding succinate dehydrogenase cytochrome b560 subunit, mitochondrial, with translation MSLLLRSVVRQQCLFQRPFTLLNTRIPAVMASTSERSYEDMKYFWEKNKRLKRPMSPHLTIYKPQLTSILSVAHRATGIVLSAGMTGMALGVLVLPHDFPHYVDMVKQMNLNPNIIIAAKYTVIFPMLYHLFNGLRHLAWDWATGFKLNTLYMSGYLVVGLSFVFTAAIVHLL